tgttgtactctttttccttcatcatggttttgtcccactgggttttcctgataaagttttaatgaggcaacattaagcgtattacaatccttgtatggttatggcatccaagtgggagtgttataaatcaattggtggatgtccataaccggcccggtccataaccggctcatacacttagagagagactGTCCAACCCTAGAGggagagaggcggccgcgagacttagagaggagagagaggcggctacaacttacctattttttaattcgtttatgtttatgatttgtaatctttcctattattgtattttcatttataacTCCTATATAAaaggaacacttattcattaataatatacagaaacttacagttctaaatcAAGTTTACAAGACGGGTGAGCTGATCTCAAAATAACCTATGGTGCACCAAAATAAGGTCCACCTGTACAAAGATTTCCACTAGTTTCGTCCAGTGCCTGATGTAGGAACTATGTATCCTACTTCATTCAATATGCCCTACCAAGTTTTTAGTGACTGAAAGACTCTGCTAAAGAAATAAGCCAGTGTTACAAATCATTTCTGACAGTAAAAAAAGTACAAGTTTTGCTCCAGACAATTCACCTTTGGTATTATGTTGTTGACTCGGATGATTTCATCCCAACAAGAGCGTCAGTATAGTCTAGCAGTGCAGATATTATTTTGTCAATCAGTTCAACGGAATCTATTGCGCGAGCTCCAACCAAATTGAAAATTATTCTGAGAGACTGAATAGAGCAAGCAAGATCTTTGTCCCTGTGCACCCATAAAGGAAATGTGAATATCACAAATTGCAACAATTCACTGGAAGAGGATAAATTATCAAAAGACTAGAAAGTTGAAACACTGTTCTAGAGTTTGttttacatagaaaacataTGTATGTTCCCTTAACTGTGATCAAGAACAATCCATACACCAAGTACCTTTTCGACAGTGATTTTGTACATCTTTCCAGTGACAGTAGAACTAGATCCATTGCTTTAGCATCTTCACCTATAACTTTTGCACCTTTAACAGTTCCAGATGTATTTTCCAATTTGTCCAATGTTGCGTCACCTGAAGCGGGAAAAAAACCCGTGCATGAATGATTATGATGACATATGTGTCCATTACAAAAAGGCAGCTAGGTTCCTTTAACAGATATCATGATGTTGTGGATTTTCTGAATCTCATGTTTAAGACATGCAGAGACACACAGAACTGAGTAAACTGagtttatatttgaaaatctTTAGAACATGGGATCTAAGATACATCAAGCATAACATAACACcgtacaaaaaaaacaattaggcTCTAAGAATTGTAGCCTTGTAGGCCTAGAAATCAATACACCATACCGACTACATGCTTTGGTTAAGAAGAAAACGCATTGGGCAATAACCAACAATGAGAGGATGATATCCAAATGTATGTTTGTTAGACTGATACGTgattaacataaataaatttaaaagtgcATATAGACATGCATGCACTGCTCGCTTCTGTGTATCTGTTGGATAAATCTTGATTTTCAAAGTAAGAAGAagagattttcaaaaaaatcttcTGTTACCTGAACTTTTAATAGCCTCCTGGGTTGGGAATCCGAGAAAATCCTCAGGAGAGGGAGAATTTACTTTGACAGCACTCTTCATATCTGACTGAACGTCAGCTACAATTCCTAGAGCAGAGGCTTCCTTAAACGGGCCGGGTCGCCGAGTCACACTTTTCTGGGTCACATTAACACTCGAAAATtaataaagaataataataatcaagaGATAGAGTCTAACAACAGACTGATATTAGTCAAACCATTTCTCTGTTGGCCTCCATTTCCTTTGAGTCTCCACGCTGCCTTATGGTCAACTACCGCAGTATGCATTTCCTAAATACAAGTTCAAAATGTTCTTAATGGTCAATTATTCCAACACCATTTTTCAAAACGTTTTTACTGAATGAGATAGTAAATTTCAGCCAAATGCTTTGTACATAAGCCACAAGCTGCAAAATTTAAGTCATCAATGTTAGATTGTTACCCTGGCTGCAACTTCCTCTAGAGATTCTTTAATGAAGGGGTGCTCGAGAAGAGCAGGCCAGGTCAATCGACTTTGGGACACCTGTTTTGCATCGTAATATACAAACATACTAGCCCCTTCCAAGATAAGCTCACAAATATCATCAACTAGTAAAAGTAGCTTGGATCAAAATAGAAACTTCACCTTATTGAGTAATCCTTTTAAAAAGCTTTTGAAATAAGGACTCATTTCATCAGGGTATTTGACAGGATCCTTATGAATTCATTAGAATGTTAGCTCAAACTCTTCGCATAGACCATGGACAAGAATAGGCAATGATTTATATACCTTAACAATGTGACGGATTAGAGCGTACACGGAATTAGTGTAGAATGAAGGTTGACCAACATATAATTCATACCTGACGTATCACAACAAGAGATTATTTAGAACCATCTCAAGTGGTGTAAAAGTGCATAACACAAGAATGaagcaaaaactaaaaaccctGAAAGAAAAGCCATCACAATCATCAAATTACTAAATGCAGTAACTTTGATAACATATAAAACGGAAGCAGGACAACTAAAATGAGTTTCTTTCTCCACTTACAATATAACACCAAGGGAGCACAGGTCAGCAGTGTGATTGTATGGCTGTTCTCTCACAAGCTCAGGCGCCATGTACAGCGGAGTGCCTGAAGTAAAATTTCATTGATGGAAAATTAACAAGGCAGGACCTATTGAGTTATTCCTTCATTGATTGATAAAAGGTATTAACCTTTAATGGATCTCAAAACCACAGTGGTAGACATAGCTCGAGCAAAACCAAAATCGCATAGCTGAAAAAATAAAGGGTAGACAAGTAAAAAAGTATGCTAACGAGAAATGATAGGGAAGAAACAAAGCTGTGTGAaaagtatttttgttttcacttatgaTTAGCTAAGCATATGGATTCCTGGCTAGCCAGATCCTCTTCTTGTAATGTAAAATTTTTTCATGATAAACTGAGTTTCCTTCAACAACCAATGACTGAAATTTCCAAGGTCATACATCATTTTCAAGAAGAATCGTATACTAACCTTAAACCTAACATAAACTCCATCTTTAAGAATCAAAATATCAACAGCTGATGTGTATGGGAAGCATAGAAACCAGCATTTCAAGCATAACTCCTGAAGCAGAAAAAGGGAGGCTAGATTACCTTAACGACAGACCCAGCACCAATAAGAATGTTTTGTGGCTTCATGTCACGGTGAATTATACGGTTTGAATGCAAGTAATGCAATGATTTTACCTGAGTTTTATTAGAAGTATAGGGCATTATCTTATCAAAtcagaaaatagaaaaatcagATATAGTAATAAGAGCCATGTGGGAAAAATGTGTTACCAGCTGCTTAGCGATGGCTTGAACTTGCTCTTCGGGAAGGCGCTTGTCATCTTCAAGAATCTCAAACAACTCACCCTGTGAAACAAAGTGTTCCATTATATAGGTGCCAAATACAGGCTTCATAAATCAGTGATTTAGGAAACTACAATCAACATACTTGAGCAAACTCAGTGACAAGACAGAACTCTCGTTCGTTCTCAAAGGAATCGAGCATTTCAATAATATTCCCATGCTTGAGCTTCCGCAATATCAGAAAGCACACAAACAAGTAAGGTCAAATCCAACAAGACTCACACACCATAGAAGTGTATCTAACCTCGATTTCTTGTCTTAGACTCTCTATATCTTTCTCACTCTTTCCTTGTTTCATGATGAACTTCATCGCCACCGTCTGGTGAGAAAACCAAGATTCGAATCAAATCAGTTACAGAGGAACAAGATTAAACCAATCGATTTTACCTGTCCGGTATACTTTCGTCTTCCTTTGTAAACTCTCCCGAAAGAGCCTTCGCCGATGAG
This region of Brassica napus cultivar Da-Ae chromosome C5, Da-Ae, whole genome shotgun sequence genomic DNA includes:
- the LOC125575482 gene encoding serine/threonine-protein kinase TIO-like, with the translated sequence MVREISINPSPNTINQKKKHVYTNSKRKLYYFFPLFEFQKFPQLQSLSDIPLICFISPFSATYPLLFNESSRFYIRPLLRLNLRFSNQISCLSMGVEDYHVIELIGEGSFGRVYKGRRKYTGQTVAMKFIMKQGKSEKDIESLRQEIELKHGNIIEMLDSFENEREFCLVTEFAQGELFEILEDDKRLPEEQVQAIAKQLVKSLHYLHSNRIIHRDMKPQNILIGAGSVVKLCDFGFARAMSTTVVLRSIKGTPLYMAPELVREQPYNHTADLCSLGVILYELYVGQPSFYTNSVYALIRHIVKDPVKYPDEMSPYFKSFLKGLLNKVKFLF